ATGGTGCATGCCGCCTCTGTTTGGTAGAGGTGACCACGGATGGCCGGACCAGGTTGACGACCTCCTGTAACTATCCGGTTGATGAGGGTATAGAGGTTGCTACCAACACCGAAAAGGTCCAACGAGCGCGCCGAATGATCCTGGAGTTGTTACTGGCCCGTGCCCCTAATTCCGAAAGGATCCAAAAGATGGCTCAGGAGGCGGGGGTTCAGGAGACCAGGTTTAGTTTGATGGATGTTGGCGACTGTATCCTCTGCGGCCTTTGTGAGAGGGTATGCAGAGAGGTAGTAGGGGCCAACGCCATCACCTTCATCAACAGAGGAGACAGAAGAGAGGTAGCCCCCCCATTTTGGGATCCCCTGGCCTGCATCGCCTGCGGGGCCTGTGTATACGTCTGTCCTACGGACTGTATCAAGATGGAAGAGAGGGGAGATGAAAGGACCATCCTCCGGTGGAAGAGGACCTTAAAGATGCAACCGTGTAAATCCTGTGGGAAGCCCTTTGCTCCTCTGTTTCAATTGAACTGGATCATCGACAAGGCCAATCTACCCCAGGACTTTTACGAACTCTGTCCAGTCTGTAGGAAGGCAAAAAAGTGACATAAGAGTATTTAAACTCCAAAACCTATCTTAAATTTAGTCCATTCTTCGTTATAAGGGCAACATCTCGCCATAAACTCAAATTCCGATCCACAGAGATAGAAAATTTTCCCATCTTTAGAGTAAAAAGGTCTATCATGTCCTGGGATAATTATATCTGCTACTTCTTTTATCTTTTCTATAGTGTTTTTTGAAACTTCTCTGTCTTCGGATATATCAACGGTGCCGGAGACAAATTCATACGCATTTTTTATTGCGTCCCCTGCGAGTATGACGCTTAATTCTCCATATTCAAGCAAACAGGAGATGCTGCCAGGGGTGTGTCCGGGTGTCTCTAGCAAGGTGATCTTCTCGTCTAGTTTGGTATCACCTTCAATAGGCGTTAATCTTTTTTGTATAGAATGCAAATAATCCCCCATAAACTCTGGAACAAACAGATCTCCACTGTTTCGAGATGCATATTCCAGTGCCGTTTTACTTAAGATGATATTCGCCCTTTTAAAAAGGGGCAGATTTATGGAATGGTCAAAATGTAGATGACTTAAAATTACGATGTCGATATCTTCTAACTCTATCCCCTCTACCTGGAGTCTTCTTATAAGCTCCTCTCTATCCCCCCAATTTCCGGTGTCAAAGAGAATTTTTTTGTCACGATTGACAAGAATAACGC
The sequence above is drawn from the Deltaproteobacteria bacterium genome and encodes:
- a CDS encoding (2Fe-2S)-binding protein; amino-acid sequence: MVRFTIDGQEVEAEKGTMLLPVALDYGFEIPHLCYHEALSPYGACRLCLVEVTTDGRTRLTTSCNYPVDEGIEVATNTEKVQRARRMILELLLARAPNSERIQKMAQEAGVQETRFSLMDVGDCILCGLCERVCREVVGANAITFINRGDRREVAPPFWDPLACIACGACVYVCPTDCIKMEERGDERTILRWKRTLKMQPCKSCGKPFAPLFQLNWIIDKANLPQDFYELCPVCRKAKK
- a CDS encoding MBL fold metallo-hydrolase, whose translation is MPKKSIALPGDIKILFHGFPGRAERGYLGWSSVILVNRDKKILFDTGNWGDREELIRRLQVEGIELEDIDIVILSHLHFDHSINLPLFKRANIILSKTALEYASRNSGDLFVPEFMGDYLHSIQKRLTPIEGDTKLDEKITLLETPGHTPGSISCLLEYGELSVILAGDAIKNAYEFVSGTVDISEDREVSKNTIEKIKEVADIIIPGHDRPFYSKDGKIFYLCGSEFEFMARCCPYNEEWTKFKIGFGV